The Ovis aries strain OAR_USU_Benz2616 breed Rambouillet chromosome 2, ARS-UI_Ramb_v3.0, whole genome shotgun sequence nucleotide sequence TCACAAAGTGCAAAAAGGGATGCATTCAGCAGAGCAAAAACAAGCAGCAGACTGATTGTCCTTACAAGAGGGCAGGGAAACTCATTTTGGAGTTCGCAGTGCCAGGAAATAGAGCTgcttcaggcaaaaaaaaaaaaaggttttcattGATTCTTATTACAGCTAGCAAAGGCAAGCTCAAAGAAAATCAAGGTTCAGATTTCTCATGACTGTAGTTGGATTTGCAACAGAGAGCCTTTGGTCACTTCTCATATGTAGGCTGAAAAAGAAGCAGTGAGATTTTAGCCAGTGATTCTGACCCCAGGCTGACACCTCAGTGCCCAAGCTCTGAGCTCCTCAGGGAGGACAGCCTGGAATTGCTCCTGCACCAGCATTTCCACAATCTGCTCCTTCGTGTGAATATCAGGTCGCAGCCACTGTCCAGCAAGCTCTTGGAGATGTCTCAGGACATCCCTGGGGCCAGCTGCATCTTCATAGCGGAACTCCCGGAACCTCTGCCTGGAGGCTGCAGGGTTGAGAGGACTCCTTCGGGGCACGGTCTCCAGGTCATCTTCAGAGTCTTCATCCAGGCTCTCTGGTGGAACCTGGACCTGGGGTGGCGCTATCAGGATGCCTTCTGGCTCCTC carries:
- the LOC101103215 gene encoding SCAN domain-containing protein 1-like, with amino-acid sequence METEGYPEMQRDGEVQNDEIRSPSNERMAEEPEGILIAPPQVQVPPESLDEDSEDDLETVPRRSPLNPAASRQRFREFRYEDAAGPRDVLRHLQELAGQWLRPDIHTKEQIVEMLVQEQFQAVLPEELRAWALRCQPGVRITG